A window of Acidobacteriota bacterium contains these coding sequences:
- a CDS encoding Uma2 family endonuclease — MATKTAWTLADYMALPEGAPYELSEGELVVCAAPTFRHNEIRDLINASLRAWLRDHPMGVVTSESDFQLGPDTVRRPDVAFIRAERFQTEYESLNVQPMAPDLAVEIISSSDRPGAMQGKVNQYLAAGTVRVWVLYPEYGEAHLFTKPGIQPEVRSADRGEYMDAPELLPGWTMLLGSFLH, encoded by the coding sequence ATGGCGACCAAAACCGCTTGGACGCTGGCCGACTACATGGCCCTGCCCGAGGGCGCGCCCTACGAGCTGAGCGAAGGAGAGCTGGTCGTGTGCGCTGCACCAACCTTCCGGCACAACGAAATCCGCGATCTCATCAACGCCTCGTTACGCGCATGGCTGCGCGATCACCCAATGGGCGTGGTTACAAGCGAAAGCGATTTTCAGCTCGGCCCAGATACGGTACGGCGCCCCGATGTGGCATTCATTCGCGCCGAGCGCTTTCAAACGGAATATGAAAGCCTGAACGTGCAGCCGATGGCGCCCGATCTGGCCGTTGAAATTATATCGAGCAGCGACCGCCCTGGCGCCATGCAGGGAAAAGTGAACCAGTACTTGGCCGCGGGCACTGTCCGAGTCTGGGTATTGTATCCAGAATATGGCGAGGCCCACCTGTTCACCAAGCCGGGCATCCAACCCGAGGTTCGCTCCGCCGATCGTGGCGAATACATGGATGCCCCCGAGCTGCTGCCCGGCTGGACCATGCTGCTGGGATCCTTTCTACATTAA
- a CDS encoding ABC transporter permease yields MLQDLKFALRTLRKAPGFAAVALLTLALAIGANTAIFTFINAIVLRPLPVQNPSQLAFLTDPTDSGMDFGTTGGQRGLLAYTEYTALRDQNDVFAGLLAAESSEDRQQVTWGAGSAGGERVMTKLVSNNFFSVLGVPAFRGRVFSPDAAIKIGADPVAVMSYAYWNQRFARSPAVLGSTLRLHGHTFTVIGVTPPGFFGESVGQAPDLWFPLSMQLDVRPGRDLLHNPPGVSRAMWLQVLGRRKPDVSLTAAEAASNSIFHHVIEQQAGAAADAQTRRNLLTQHLKLSSGRTGASSLRGQFADPLWALLALVGLVLAEAIVNLASLQLARATARQKEVSVRLALGAGRSRIIRQLLTESVLLAVVGGLLGVVLAFWGEHLLLAMAGSGAGRTAMSLSLAPDWRVLGFIAILCLFSGVLFGLLPALRLSRTNLNNTLQAQGRSVHQRLRLGKVLVIAQIALSIVLLVGAGLFVRSLSQLQDVPLGFEAQGLSLFGVNTNTAGYKGAAATAYFHHLLDRLRALPGVSGAAFSVDGLFAHSEMGLPVAVDGYTPPNGRQGSGARADEVSTGYFQTVGIPILLGRGFTPQDATSGVKYTVINQTMQKRFFAGRNPLGRQIHDIYPDDHGAVFTVVGVCADAKYNSLSEKTPPRFYLSFFNGLPGQANTDARIFVRSSGPAAAVTQGVRRTVRSLDSNVQFGDLGTMAEMVDASLATQKMLARLSGFFGLLALLLAAIGLYGVMAYSVARRTSELGVRLALGASRSAVVRMILGETLLLVAVGVIIGIPAALGGGKIVSSQIHLFGLSYFDPASLAAAVVLLAAVASLAGYLPALRASRVDPLQALRQE; encoded by the coding sequence ATGCTGCAAGACCTGAAATTCGCCCTCCGCACCCTGCGCAAAGCGCCCGGCTTTGCGGCCGTCGCGTTGCTGACGCTGGCGCTCGCCATTGGCGCCAATACCGCCATTTTCACCTTCATCAACGCCATCGTGCTGCGGCCGCTGCCTGTGCAGAACCCCTCGCAGTTAGCGTTTTTAACCGATCCCACTGACTCGGGCATGGACTTCGGTACCACCGGCGGCCAACGCGGCCTGCTGGCCTACACCGAGTACACCGCCCTGCGCGATCAAAACGATGTCTTCGCCGGCCTGCTGGCCGCGGAATCGAGCGAAGACCGCCAGCAGGTGACCTGGGGTGCAGGCAGCGCCGGCGGCGAGCGCGTCATGACCAAATTGGTCAGCAACAACTTCTTCAGCGTGCTGGGCGTTCCGGCCTTCCGCGGCCGGGTGTTTTCGCCTGATGCGGCCATCAAGATCGGCGCCGACCCGGTCGCGGTCATGAGCTACGCCTACTGGAACCAGCGCTTCGCGCGCAGCCCCGCCGTGCTGGGCAGCACACTGCGTCTGCATGGCCACACGTTTACGGTCATCGGCGTTACTCCGCCCGGGTTCTTTGGCGAGAGCGTGGGTCAGGCGCCGGATTTGTGGTTTCCCCTGAGTATGCAACTCGACGTTCGCCCCGGCCGCGATCTGCTGCACAACCCACCCGGCGTATCGCGCGCGATGTGGCTCCAGGTTCTCGGCCGGCGCAAGCCCGATGTCTCGCTGACGGCGGCAGAGGCCGCCAGCAACTCGATTTTCCATCACGTCATCGAGCAGCAGGCGGGCGCGGCCGCGGATGCGCAAACCCGCCGCAACCTGCTGACCCAGCACTTGAAACTTTCCAGCGGCCGTACCGGTGCTTCCAGCTTGCGCGGCCAGTTTGCCGATCCGCTCTGGGCCCTGCTGGCGCTCGTGGGTCTGGTTCTGGCGGAAGCTATCGTGAACCTCGCCAGCTTGCAACTGGCGCGTGCCACGGCACGGCAAAAAGAAGTCAGCGTGCGCCTGGCGCTCGGCGCCGGCCGGAGCCGCATCATCCGTCAGCTTCTGACCGAAAGCGTCTTGCTCGCGGTCGTGGGTGGACTGCTGGGCGTGGTGTTGGCGTTCTGGGGCGAGCATCTGCTTTTGGCGATGGCCGGCTCCGGCGCGGGGCGGACCGCGATGAGTCTTAGCCTTGCGCCAGACTGGCGCGTGCTCGGTTTCATCGCCATTTTGTGCCTCTTCAGTGGCGTTCTGTTTGGCCTTCTTCCCGCGCTCCGTCTGTCGCGCACGAATCTGAATAACACCTTGCAAGCACAGGGGCGCAGCGTCCATCAGCGCCTGCGCCTCGGCAAGGTGCTGGTCATCGCGCAGATCGCGCTCTCCATCGTGCTGCTGGTGGGCGCGGGCCTGTTCGTCCGCAGTCTGAGCCAATTGCAGGACGTGCCTCTCGGCTTCGAGGCACAAGGCCTCTCGCTTTTCGGGGTGAATACCAATACCGCCGGCTACAAAGGCGCTGCCGCCACGGCCTACTTTCACCATCTTCTCGATCGTCTGCGCGCGCTGCCGGGCGTCAGCGGCGCGGCGTTTAGTGTTGATGGCCTGTTCGCCCACAGCGAAATGGGTCTGCCCGTCGCCGTCGACGGCTATACGCCGCCCAATGGTCGGCAGGGAAGCGGCGCCCGCGCAGACGAAGTCTCTACCGGATATTTTCAGACGGTGGGCATTCCCATCCTGCTCGGCCGCGGCTTCACCCCTCAGGATGCGACCAGCGGCGTGAAATACACTGTGATCAACCAGACCATGCAGAAGCGCTTCTTCGCCGGCCGCAATCCGCTCGGCCGGCAAATCCACGATATCTATCCCGACGATCACGGCGCGGTCTTCACGGTTGTGGGCGTTTGCGCCGACGCCAAATACAACAGCCTGTCAGAAAAAACGCCGCCCCGCTTCTATTTATCCTTCTTCAACGGCTTGCCGGGCCAGGCCAATACCGACGCCCGCATCTTCGTCCGCAGCTCCGGCCCCGCCGCCGCGGTGACGCAGGGCGTGCGTCGCACCGTGCGCTCGCTCGATAGCAACGTGCAATTCGGCGACTTAGGCACGATGGCAGAAATGGTGGACGCCTCCCTGGCCACGCAGAAAATGCTCGCCCGCCTCAGTGGCTTCTTCGGCCTGCTGGCGCTGCTGTTGGCCGCTATCGGCCTGTACGGCGTCATGGCCTATAGCGTCGCCCGGCGCACCAGCGAGTTGGGCGTTCGCCTGGCGCTGGGCGCCAGCCGCAGCGCCGTCGTGCGCATGATCCTGGGCGAAACGCTACTGCTGGTCGCCGTCGGCGTGATCATCGGCATACCCGCGGCGCTCGGCGGCGGCAAAATTGTCTCCAGCCAGATCCACCTCTTTGGTCTTAGCTATTTCGATCCCGCTTCGCTTGCCGCCGCCGTGGTTCTTCTGGCGGCGGTAGCCAGTCTCGCCGGCTATTTGCCCGCCCTTCGTGCCAGCCGCGTCGACCCCTTGCAGGCGCTGCGCCAGGAGTAA
- a CDS encoding Arc family DNA-binding protein, with protein sequence MVSITLKNVPDDLHVQLKQMAKRDGRSLNQEILVRLRSALSAVPKPAEVKARLAALDRHHRALLASGYVPPSLDEIVRIIREGRESH encoded by the coding sequence ATGGTGTCGATCACCTTGAAAAACGTGCCCGACGACCTGCACGTCCAGCTTAAACAAATGGCGAAGCGAGACGGCAGGAGCCTCAATCAGGAAATACTCGTACGTTTGCGCTCGGCGTTGAGCGCCGTGCCAAAACCGGCAGAGGTGAAAGCACGACTGGCAGCGCTCGACCGGCATCACCGGGCCCTACTAGCCAGCGGATATGTACCGCCGTCGCTGGATGAGATTGTGCGCATCATCCGAGAGGGCCGCGAGAGCCATTGA
- a CDS encoding PIN domain-containing protein, producing MIVVDANIIVYYCLPGPQNEAAKLLSVVEPDWQAPALWRSELRNVLAGKLRHGMAMSAVLDALSDAERCIADTHEADSRRVMELAATTHCTAYDLEYAALALQLHVDLVTMDTELLRAFPEIARPLV from the coding sequence TTGATCGTTGTCGACGCGAACATTATCGTGTACTACTGCCTGCCCGGACCGCAAAATGAAGCGGCGAAGCTGCTGTCAGTTGTCGAGCCTGACTGGCAGGCTCCCGCGCTGTGGCGCTCGGAGTTGCGGAACGTGCTGGCTGGCAAGCTACGCCATGGCATGGCGATGTCAGCGGTGCTCGACGCGCTGTCGGATGCGGAGCGATGCATTGCCGATACGCATGAAGCGGACAGCCGGCGCGTAATGGAACTGGCCGCTACGACGCATTGCACCGCTTACGATCTCGAATATGCGGCACTGGCGCTGCAACTCCACGTAGATCTGGTCACGATGGACACGGAGCTGCTACGGGCGTTTCCGGAGATTGCGCGGCCGCTGGTTTAA